A stretch of the Zeugodacus cucurbitae isolate PBARC_wt_2022May chromosome 6, idZeuCucr1.2, whole genome shotgun sequence genome encodes the following:
- the LOC105210671 gene encoding periodic tryptophan protein 2 homolog, which produces MKFSYKFSNLLGAIYRNGNLQFTPDGNSIISPVGNRISIYDLRNHKSRTLSLESRYNYVCIALSPDGSLLIAVNEVGEAQLISLISCTVIHRHKFQNKPQCVVFSPDGAYFAVALDNIVLVFSAPGELTGEYSPFVLKRRFLGGFDDITWLDWSSDSRFLAVGCRDGTTKIVGMRLMTNFRTYILAGHSDGIIASFFERNSMHVNTLSRNGQLCIWECSCNPSDIEEVTPEEREKLKYTVKKKKVVKDEDEESEDDVQDKEKEKDDNTNGNAEAVDENEVKDAIVSKTHPFVYKKLGRHYLADEPRKTDYHAFVTAANYNNRTKILVVAFNIGTFYLYELPDVNMIHSLSISDYAISVALFNGTGDWVALASRELGQLLVWEWQSEQYIMKQQGHSSEMTCISYSADGQYIATGGEDSKLKLWNTQSGFCFVTFNEHSSGITGVQFSRSKNFLVSASLDGTVRAFDVNRYRNFRTFSAPERVQFSCVAIDHSSEFVVAGCLDVYEMYLWSVKLGRLLEVISGHEAPVCSVAFSPVASMTTLISGSWDKTVKVWNCLESNSEHETIDVLADATCVTFNPSGENVAVATLNGHITIFDVKTATQISSIEGRNDLAGGRYEADVITGKKNLEGKYFTSIEYSVDGECILAGGNSQYICIYHAREAVLLKKFEITQNHSLDGLNEYINRRNLTEFGNMALVETREELEGGNVAIGLPGVQKGDMASRNFKPKIKVFSVRFMPTGQAYAVATTEGLCLYSLDKGVVFDPFHLSLEVTPKAIHESVEKQDFTQALIMSLKLNEPHLIYMVLEKIPFKDIKLICATLPETFAPSLLQILARGLQSSTHLEFYLEWCTSLLATHGNKSDLLQHHALLSLQESLSQKYESLNRICDFNKYTMRVLLNAAKDRRKLGEDLIQKKSNGVNEDGDELEDDDDMFLIKAKSDEDVAEFEEEDEKSDSDSSSE; this is translated from the exons ATGAAGTTCTCGTATAAG TTTTCCAATTTGCTGGGCGCAATTTATCGCAATGGAAATCTGCAATTTACACCCGATGGCAATAGCATAATCAGTCCGGTGGGTAATCGCATATCAATCTATGATTTACGCAA TCACAAATCGCGCACGTTATCGCTGGAGTCGCGCTACAATTACGTTTGCATCGCATTGTCACCGGATGGCAGTCTACTAATCGCCGTGAATGAAGTGGGTGAGGCACAACTAATTAGTTTGATATCGTGTACGGTCATACATCGTCACAAATTCCAAAACAAACCACAATGTGTCGTCTTCAGTCCGGATGGCGCTTACTTTGCGGTGGCATTAGATAATATTGTGTTGGTATTCTCAGCACCGGGTGAATTAACTGGTGAATACAGTCCATTTGTGTTGAAGCGACGTTTTCTTGGTGGTTTCGATGATATCACATGGCTGGATTGGTCAAGCGATTCACGTTTCCTCGCAGTGGGTTGTCGTGATGGCACTACAAAAATTGTTGGCATGCGTTTAATGACAAATTTCCGCACATACATATTGGCTGGTCATTCGGATGGTATTATTGCTAGTTTCTTTGAGCGTAATAGCATGCATGTGAACACACTAAGTCGTAATGGACAGCTTTGTATATGGGAATGTAGTTGTAATCCCTCAGATATTGAGGAAGTGACACCAGAGGAACGTGAAAAGTTGAAATATACCGTGAAAAAGAAGAAGGTAGTTAAAGATGAAGACGAAGAGTCTGAGGATGACGTGCAGGataaggaaaaggaaaaggatGATAATACCAACGGCAACGCTGAAGCGGTGGATGAAAATGAAGTGAAGGATGCTATTGTTAGCAAAACACATccttttgtatacaaaaaattgGGGCGTCACTATTTGGCCGATGAGCCGCGTAAAACCGATTATCATGCCTTTGTCACAGCCGCCAATTATAATAATCGCACGAAAATATTAGTGGTCGCATTCAATATCGGCACATTCTATTTATACGAGTTGCCCGATGTCAATATGATACACTCACTAAGCATTTCGGATTATGCCATCTCGGTGGCGCTTTTTAATGGCACTGGTGATTGGGTAGCGTTGGCATCACGCGAACTCGGTCAGTTGCTTGTGTGGGAGTGGCAAA GTGAACAATACATTATGAAGCAGCAGGGTCACAGCAGTGAAATGACCTGTATAAGTTACTCAGCCGATGGTCAATATATTGCCACTGGCGGTGAGGACTCCAAATTAAAATTGTGGAATACACAAAGTGGTTTCTGTTTTGTCACATTCAACGAACACAGCAGTGGCATTACTGGTGTGCAATTCAGTCGCAGTAAAAATTTCTTAGTGAGCGCCTCGCTGGACGGCACAGTGCGTGCTTTCGATGTCAATAG ATACCGCAATTTCCGTACATTCAGCGCTCCCGAACGCGTGCAATTCTCCTGTGTGGCTATAGATCACTCCAGTGAATTTGTGGTGGCTGGTTGTCTGGATGTTTATGAAATGTATTTGTGGTCTGTGAAATTGGGTAGACTGTTGGAAGTGATTAGTGGACATGAAGCACCCGTTTGTTCAGTAGCATTTTCACCAGTAGCCTCAATGACTACTCTAATATCAGGCTCGTGGGATAAAACCGTGAAAGTTTGGAATTGTTTGGAGAGCAATAGTGAACATGAAACGATTGATGTGCTCGCTGATGCCACATGTGTGACATTCAATCCGAGTGGTGAAAAT gTCGCAGTCGCTACACTTAATGGCCATATAACAATTTTCGATGTGAAAACTGCTACACAAATAAGTTCGATAGAGGGACGTAATGATTTGGCTGGCGGTCGCTATGAAGCCGACGTGATAACGGGCAAGAAGAACTTGGAGGGCAA atatttcacTTCCATTGAGTATTCCGTTGATGGTGAATGCATTTTAGCAGGTGGCAATTCACAATACATTTGCATTTATCACGCGCGTGAAGCAGTGCTactgaaaaaattcgaaattacacAGAATCACAGCTTAGATGGTTTGAAT GAGTATATAAATCGTCGCAATCTCACTGAATTCGGTAATATGGCGCTTGTGGAGACACGTGAAGAGTTGGAGGGCGGCAATGTGGCAATCGGTTTGCCTGGCGTACAGAAAGGTGATATGGCAAGCAGGAACTTCAAgccaaaaattaaagttttctcTGTGCGCTTCATGCCAACTGGACAAGCGTATGCGGTAGCCACCACAGAGGGGTTATGTTTATACTCATTGGATAAAG GTGTTGTTTTCGATCCATTCCACCTGTCGTTGGAGGTGACACCAAAAGCCATACATGAGTCAGTGGAAAAGCAAGATTTTACACAAGCGCTCATAATGTCGCTGAAACTCAATGAACCACATCTTATATATATGGTTTTGGAGAAAATACCGTTTAAAGACA TTAAATTGATTTGTGCAACATTGCCTGAGACTTTCGCACCTTCCTTGCTGCAAATACTAGCGCGTGGCTTGCAGTCGAGCACACATTTGGAATTCTACTTAGAATGGTGTACCAGTTTGTTAGCAACGCATGGCAATAAGAGCGATTTGTTGCAACATCATGCGCTACTTTCGCTGCAGGAGAGCTTATCACAGAAATATGAGTCACTAAATCGCAT TTGCGATTTCAACAAATACACCATGCGTGTACTGCTCAATGCTGCAAAGGATCGCAGAAAACTAGGCGAAGATTTGATACAAAAGAAATCAAATGGCGTTAATGAAGATGGTGATGAACTtgaagatgatgatgatatgtttttaattaaagcaaaaagcGACGAAGATGTAGCGGAATTTGAAGAAGAGGATGAGAAAAGTGATAGTGATAGCAGTTCAGAGTGA